The following coding sequences are from one Patescibacteria group bacterium window:
- a CDS encoding CvpA family protein codes for MSIFDTILLISWAGFVFYGLFFGFIRMIGNFIGMIVGIFLASRFYVDFYESFDFLFGSYEGLGKIASFIILYGLISKLVSFGFAVAEKIFNLLTIIPFLKSFNKLGGAILGFFLGGVILGLVLYLGSKYFIIDSLLGASLVNSQITPILLFFAKLVEPLLPEALKVMKSLI; via the coding sequence CTTGGGCGGGCTTTGTTTTCTATGGTTTGTTTTTTGGATTTATTCGCATGATAGGAAATTTTATTGGAATGATCGTCGGAATTTTTCTGGCTTCTAGATTTTATGTTGATTTTTATGAATCATTTGATTTCTTATTTGGTTCTTATGAAGGTTTAGGTAAAATTGCCTCATTCATAATTCTCTACGGACTAATAAGCAAGCTAGTAAGTTTTGGTTTTGCTGTTGCGGAGAAGATATTTAACCTGCTAACAATTATTCCTTTCCTAAAATCATTCAACAAACTTGGAGGTGCTATTCTTGGGTTTTTCCTCGGGGGGGTTATTCTTGGTCTTGTTCTATATTTAGGTTCTAAATATTTTATCATTGATAGCTTGCTTGGTGCATCTTTGGTTAATTCCCAAATTACCCCGATACTTTTATTCTTTGCTAAATTAGTTGAACCACTCTTGCCAGAAGCTCTCAAAGTAATGAAATCACTAATATAG